In Rhizophagus irregularis chromosome 26, complete sequence, one genomic interval encodes:
- a CDS encoding mitochondrial 54S ribosomal protein uL14m, which translates to MIQLKTLLNVIDNTGAIIAECIRVGHGGRYGRIGDPITVVIKKAKPISQVASTVATSPSAASNPAAKLQIRRGEVKKALIVRTRKETRRLDGRYIKFDDNACILLNNKQEPLGTRVLGVVGAELRNKKWGKVISLAPRVV; encoded by the exons atgattcaattaaaaacattattaaatgtaattgaTAATACTGGTGCAATAATTGCAGAATGTATTAGAGTAGGTCATGGTGGTAGATACGGTCGAATAG GTGATCCAATAACAGTTGTAATTAAAAAGGCAAAACCAATTTCACAAGTAGCTTCCACAGTAGCAACGTCACCTTCAGCTGCATCAAATCCAGCTGCTAAATTACAAATACGTAGAGGTGAAGTAAAGAAAGCTTTAATTGTTCGAACTCGTAAGGAAACGAGGAGACTTGACGGTAGATATATCAAATTTGATGATAATGCTTGcattctattaaataataaacaagaaCCTTTGGGTACTAGAGTGTTGGGTGTCGTAGGGGCTGAATTGAGAAATAAGAAATGGGGAAAGGTTATTAGTTTGGCCCCTAGAGTTGTCTAA